Proteins co-encoded in one Sebastes fasciatus isolate fSebFas1 chromosome 11, fSebFas1.pri, whole genome shotgun sequence genomic window:
- the calr3b gene encoding calreticulin 3b, with product MGKMQVLGVVAVILAVCCVHAKVYFREEFLDGDEWRSRWVNSKHKSDYGEWKLTAGSFYGDAEKDKGLQTSQDARFYATSARFEPFSNEGKPLVVQFTVKHEQKIDCGGGYVKVFPTDLDQTAMHGDSSYYIMFGPDICGYSTKKVHVIFNYKGKNHLIKKEIKCKDDELTHMYTLILNPDQTYEVKIDNEKVESGSLEEDWDFLPPKTIKDPEAKKPEDWDDRAKIDDDADTKPEDWDKAENIPDPDAKKPEDWEVDMDGEWEPPMIPNPEYKGEWKPKQIENPNYKGTWVHPEIDNPEYSADSNIYKFDKIAVLGLDLWQVKSGTIFDNFLIGDDVKEAEDITMETWGVTKEPERKMKQEQDDLNRKEEEGKTKEQDTEVDDDGDGEDDDEDMEDEEETTDDGEKASSERDEEEANLQDKDEL from the exons ATGGGGAAAATGCAAGTCCTGGGTGTAGTAGCGGTGATATTAGCAGTGTGCTGCGTTCATGCGAAGGTTTACTTTCGGGAGGAGTTTCTGGACGGTG ATGAATGGAGAAGTCGCTGGGTGAACTCCAAACACAAGTCTGACTACGGAGAGTGGAAACTAACAGCTGGCAGCTTCTATGGAGATGCTGAGAAAGACAAAG GTCTGCAAACAAGCCAGGATGCTCGTTTCTATGCCACCTCTGCCCGCTTTGAGCCTTTCAGCAACGAGGGCAAGCCTTTGGTCGTTCAGTTTACAGTTAAGCATGAGCAGAAGATCGACTGTGGTGGTGGCTATGTGAAGGTCTTCCCCACTGATTTGGATCAGACTGCAATGCATGGAGACTCCTCATACTACATCATGTTTG GCCCTGATATCTGTGGCTACAGCACCAAGAAAGTCCACGTCATCTTCAATTACAAGGGCAAGAATCACCTCATCAAGAAAGAGATTAAGTGCAAG gaTGATGAGCTGACCCACATGTACACGCTGATCCTGAATCCTGATCAGACCTATGAGGTGAAGATCGATAACGAGAAGGTAGAATCTGGCAGTCTGGAGGAAGACTGGGACTTCCTGCCTCCTAAGACAATTAAGGACCCCGAAGCCAAGAAGCCAGAGGACTGGGATGATCGTGCCAAGATTGATGATGATGCTGACACCAAGCCCGAG GACTGGgacaaagctgaaaacattcCAGACCCTGACGCTAAAAAGCCTGAAGACTGGGAGGTGGATATGGATGGAGAGTGGGAGCCACCCATGATCCCTAACCCAGAGTACAAG GGAGAATGGAAACCCAAACAGATTGAAAACCCCAACTACAAAGGAACATGGGTGCATCCTGAGATCGACAATCCTGAATACAGTGCTGATTCAAACATCTACAAGTTTGACAAAATTGCTGTTTTAGGCCTTGATCTTTGgcag GTGAAATCTGGTACCATCTTTGACAACTTCCTGATCGGCGACGATGTGAAGGAAGCGGAAGACATTACAATGGAGACATGGGGTGTGACAAAG GAGCcagagaggaaaatgaaacaggAGCAAGATGACCTGAACcgaaaggaagaggaggggaagacCAAAGAACAAGACACCGAAGTCGATGATGACGGTGAcggtgaagatgatgatgaagacatggaggatgaggaagaaacAACGGACGATGGAGAGAAGGCCTCTTCAGAAAGAGATGAAGAGGAAGCAAATCTTCAAGATAAAGATGAGCTTTGA